One part of the Asterias amurensis chromosome 11, ASM3211899v1 genome encodes these proteins:
- the LOC139944454 gene encoding probable ATP-dependent RNA helicase DHX34: protein MANIEHKEKQRSLDEKVDKKQRTTKHSHSRKDGSSTDSRIKTDKHPYDYERSSTSQSRGRDRDESDKRSSSSRDRKEKHRTSSLSSSSHKTSPTRDHKHDKRSSKSWTYYGYTANDVPKQEQSRSLDILPDIGIHRSSMNQDDSMTSKTQKVRENDIKLSSREKPPDRHPVEEAVVLDGVFNWERHRRELDAIFFRDDGIIKRKSQDYKDFWKFFERYQTFQFKQSSKRLDKGNAENEADKKKSSGKSPVLGLPLRYDKKHRINMKLVIKGIDEAERRSSWLNTSKDDEDDLPKERIREFCKVLLYYMDFCQKQQFTKLAKLLHDKANLPIARYQDMIVDAVRANQTVIVAGDTGCGKSTQVPQYLMKAGFKGIACTQPRRIACISLAKRVGFETLHEYGMEVGYQIRFEASKSSSTKILFLTEGLLLRQLSSDPTLQQYNVIVLDEVHERHLHGDFLLGVLRCLLEQREDLKLVLMSATINIGLFSGYFDKAPVIQVPGRLYPITMEYVPIKMEEQSSKSEKLDPRPYLRIMQRIDKKYPSSERGDLLIFLSGMSEISSVTEAAKLYAETTKRWIVLSLHSTLSITEQDKVFDIAPEGVRKCIVSTNIAETSVTIDGIRFITDSGKVKEMSYNAEAKMQQLQEFWISRASAEQRKGRAGRTGPGVCFRLYDESDYDEFQEYSTPEIHRVPLDSLILQMMALGLNDPRKFPFIEPPPASSVESSIIFLKEQGALTQQEKLTSIGRLLADLPVDVVIGKMLIMATVFKMIEPVLCIAASLSVQSPFTSRAHRDSEAMTARRPLESDHGDPFTLLNAFDEWIQVKGKGQPSRKWCKKRGLEEQRFYEMSKLKRQFEALLRDHNLVERLSDPSERRYSSAERYKRNLEKRQLRDLKKKEHSGPKKRKVLRLGQEDFDASDDEDDDGKDLKSLEFKLTHDLNRLQTTASLNRSFTLRQLNLLKVILCSGLYPQLAIAEDCNTYRRECDQVFHTKAKQFVLLHPTGVFANNPSVLEPPEEKDQVGHSSSRGALSSKHQLLAYVSLLETNKPYLVNTMRVPALQTVMLYANCLDTNPSCTRFVVDEWIEFTIPDVDTAEHILSAVMQLRASWLQLLEIRLKDSQVSVESAGGRGNLRVVHQERVLSIKLAEFLDCHVEYTMRKLGSTELHNLYTGPHVQGKGKQETFFTSQSTKGHPHPTKGGTQVNDYLTYGCLFNVASDSLGEFSSVLRRHWSCPHCNNTLIVTTLEKIQHETECLQASTASQDEAGLTEKAEGTQSDMSGMGTLRRQYECTVCNQEFSFTSTEILKHKRMHAKKESAD from the exons ATGGCAAACATTGAGCATAAAGAAAAACAACGATCATTGGATGAAAAAGTTGACAAGAAGCAAAGAACTACCAAACACTCTCACAGTCGTAAAGACGGAAGCAGTACAGACTCTAGAATCAAAACAGATAAGCATCCTTATGATTATGAAAGAAGTTCAACATCGCAATCAAGAGGACGGGATCGGGATGAGAGTGATAAGAGGTCATCTTCCTCACGcgacagaaaagaaaaacatagaACTTCATCTTTGTCATCTTCAAGCCATAAAACATCACCCACAAGGGACCATAAACATGATAAAAGAAGTTCAAAGTCTTGGACTTATTATGGTTACACTGCCAATGATGTTCCCAAACAAGAACAATCAAGATCATTGGACATTTTGCCAGATATTGGGATTCATCGAAGCTCCATGAATCAGGATGATTCAATGACGTCAAAGACACAGAAGGTTAGAGAAAACGATATCAAACTTTCATCTCGGGAGAAGCCCCCTGATCGGCACCCAGTAGAGGAAGCTGTCGTACTTGATGGAGTGTTCAATTGGGAGAGACACCGGCGAGAATTAGATGCAATATTTTTCAGAGATGACGGAATCATCAAAAG aAAATCTCAGGATTATAAAGATTTCTGGAAGTTCTTTGAGCGTTACCAAACTTTCCAATTCAAGCAGAGTTCAAAGCGACTTGATAAAG GTAATGCTGAAAATGAAGCTGATAAAAAGAAGAGCTCAGGGAAATCTCCAGTACTAGGACTGCCCCTGAGATATGATAAGAAACATCGCATCAATAtgaaattggtcatcaaaggaATTGATGAGGCTGAGAGAAGGTCATCATGGCTTAACACTTCTAAAG ATGATGAAGACGACTTACCAAAGGAGAGGATAAGAGAATTCTGCAAGGTTCTGTTGTACTACATGGACTTCTGCCAAAAGCAACAG TTTACAAAGTTGGCTAAGTTACTCCATGATAAAGCCAACCTCCCTATTGCTCGATACCAGGATATGATCGTAGATGCAGTCAGAGCCAACCAGACAGTTATTGTGGCTGGAGACACAGGGTGTGGAAAGTCAACGCAG GTGCCACAGTATCTGATGAAAGCGGGCTTCAAGGGAATAGCCTGTACCCAGCCTCGACGCATAGCCTGTATCTCCCTGGCTAAGCGAGTTGGGTTTGAAACACTACATGAGTATGGCATGGAGGTGGGGTACCAGATTCGATTTGAGGCCAGTAAGAGTTCATCAACCAAAATCCTCTTTCTCACTGAAG GGCTACTGTTGAGACAACTGAGCTCTGATCCTACCCTACAGCAGTATAACGTCATCGTTCTGGATGAGGTGCATGAGCGTCATCTCCATGGCGATTTCCTCTTGGGAGTCTTACGTTGCCTCCTGGAGCAAAGAGAAGACTTGAAGCTCGTCCTCATGTCAGCTACAATCAATATCGGTCTCTTCTCTGGCTACTTTGATAAGGCACCAGTCATTCAG GTTCCAGGCCGGTTGTATCCAATTACAATGGAGTATGTTCCTATCAAAATGGAG GAGCAGAGCTCCAAGTCTGAGAAGCTTGACCCTCGACCTTATCTACGCATCATGCAGCGGATTGATAAGAAGTATCCGTCCTCGGAGAGAGGAGATCTACTCATCTTCCTGAGCGGCATGTCAGAAATATCCAGCGTGACGGAAGCTGCTAAGCTCTATGCTGAAACGACAAAGCGATGGATTGTTTTATCTCTACACAGTACACTGTCCATCACTGAACAAGATAAA GTGTTTGACATCGCCCCTGAAGGCGTCAGGAAGTGCATTGTGTCAACTAATATCGCTGAGACGTCCGTTACTATCGATGGCATACGCTTCATTACTGACTCAGGAAAA GTGAAGGAGATGAGTTACAATGCAGAAGCCAAGATGCAACAACTGCAGGAGTTTTGGATTAGCAGAGCAAGCGCTGAGCAACGTAAAGGAAGAGCAG gGCGTACCGGGCCAGGTGTATGTTTCCGTCTTTACGATGAGTCAGATTACGATGAGTTCCAGGAGTACTCAACGCCTGAGATTCACCGAGTTCCACTGGACTCACTCATCCTACAGATGATGGCACTGGGACTCAATGATCCTAGAAA ATTCCCGTTCATTGAGCCGCCTCCTGCCTCTAGTGTAGAGAGCTCCATCATCTTCTTGAAGGAGCAAGGAGCTCTGACTCAACAGGAGAAGCTGACATCCATTGGGAGACTCCTTGCTGACCTACCTGTAGATGTAGTCATTGGAAAGATGCTCATCATGGCTACAGTCTTCAAG ATGATAGAGCCAGTGTTATGCATTGCAGCATCTCTCAGTGTCCAATCACCATTCACAAGTAGAGCACACAGGGACTCGGAAGCTATG ACTGCACGGCGCCCTCTGGAGTCTGACCATGGAGATCCTTTCACATTATTGAATGCATTTGATGAATGGATTCAA GTAAAGGGCAAAGGTCAACCTTCTCGAAAATGGTGCAAGAAACGAGGATTGGAAGAGCAACGATTCTATGAGATGTCAAAACTCAAGAGACAGTTTGAAGCACTTCTCAGG GATCATAACCTTGTGGAGAGATTGAGCGATCCATCTGAGAGGCGCTATAGCAGCGCAGAGAGGTATAAACGGAATCTAGAAAAAAGACAGCTCAGAgatctgaagaaaaaagaacacaGTGGGCCCAAGAAACGCAAAGTTCTCCGATTAGGACAGGAG GACTTTGATGCGAgcgatgatgaagatgatgatggcaAGGACCTCAAGAGTCTAGAGTTCAAATTAACCCATGACCTCAACCGCCTTCAG ACCACAGCTAGCCTGAACCGTAGCTTCACTCTACGTCAGCTGAACCTTCTGAAGGTGATTCTGTGTAGCGGACTCTACCCACAGCTAGCCATCGCTGAGGATTGCAACACCTACCGCCGAGAATGTGACCAAGTATTCCACACCAAG GCCAAGCAATTTGTTCTTCTTCATCCAACTGGAGTATTTGCCAACAACCCATCCGTCCTTGAACCACCAGAGGAGAAGGACCAAGTAGGCCATTCTAGTTCCAGAGGGGCCTTGAGCAGTAAACATCAACTCCTTGCATATGT ATCTCTACTGGAAACTAACAAACCATATTTAGTAAACACAATGAGGGTACCAGCTTTACAGACTGTCATGTTGTATGCAAACTGCTTGGATACCAACCCGTCATGTACAAG GTTTGTTGTCGATGAGTGGATTGAGTTTACCATTCCTGATGTAGATACAGCCGAGCACATCCTATCTGCTGTCATGCAGCTACGAGCTTCATGGCTTCAACTCCTTGAAATAAGACTAAAAG ACAGTCAGGTGTCCGTTGAGTCTGCGGGTGGGCGTGGCAATCTGCGTGTTGTACACCAGGAGAGAGTTCTATCTATTAAACTAGCTGAGTTTCTAGATTGCCACGTTGAGTACACAATGAGGAAACTTGGCTCAACTGAACTGCACAACCTCTACACTGGCCCTCATG TCCAAGGGAAAGGAAAGCAAGAAACATTCTTCACATCACAGAGTACAAAAGGTCACCCTCACCCTACTAAGGGAGGGACGCAGGTTAATGATTACCTAACCTATGGATG TTTGTTCAACGTTGCCAGTGATTCTTTAGGTGAATTCAGCTCGGTTCTACGTCGGCATTGGTCGTGTCCTCATTGCAACAACACACTGATTGTGACTACACTAGAGAAGATTCAACATGAGACAGAGTGTCTACAGGCATCAACAG CGTCTCAAGATGAAGCAGGACTTACGGAGAAGGCTGAGGGTACCCAGAGCGACATGAGTGGAATGGGAACACTGAGGAGGCAATATGAATGCACCGTCTGCAACCAAGAGTTCTCCTTCACATCCACAGAGATTCTTAAACACAAGAGAATGCATGCCAAGAAAGAGTCAGCAGACTGA